One genomic region from Phragmites australis chromosome 1, lpPhrAust1.1, whole genome shotgun sequence encodes:
- the LOC133921668 gene encoding wax ester synthase/diacylglycerol acyltransferase 11-like isoform X2, with amino-acid sequence MDAAGTLRKRPLSVRTESNGAAAVAEAGPGAGRGRAGHAEAPGEPVSPSARLVGDFYIVVVIGLATPVNLPVARAGIEAQLARYPRFRSIQVEDGSKDGNPRWVWTQVNLDDHIIYPKLDAAAVAADPDKAVEDYVASLSTLPMDKSRPLWEFHVLDFPTSEATATTAIRVHHSFGDGMSLLTLLMACTRSAADPTRLPAMPPLPTRTGPLWARPRPPASAGALAFAAWVWSLVVLAWHTVVDVASFFATILFLRDPHTLFKRVEHGEHQRKRIVHRSLSLDDVKLVRNALNCTVNDVLVGVTYAALSRYYFRKTGDADTGKEIRVRSILLVNLRPTTSLHACVEMIESGKENDVKWGNKLGFIILPFHIGLHDDPLQYVRKAKKIVDRKKSSLEVIFTHLAAEIILKIFGLKAPIVTYGYVPLTCYPKRLSTYGPDWWQWSSSLFP; translated from the exons ATGGACGCGGCAGGCACCCTGAGAAAGCGGCCGCTCTCGGTGCGCACAGAGAGCAATGGCGCCGCGGCCGTCGCCGAGGCCGGGCCCGGGGCAGGACGTGGGCGGGCGGGCCATGCCGAGGCGCCGGGTGAGCCCGTGAGCCCCTCCGCGAGGCTCGTGGGAGACTTCTACATTGTCGTCGTGATCGGGCTCGCGACGCCCGTGAACCTCCCCGTCGCCCGCGCCGGCATCGAGGCCCAGCTCGCGCGCTACCCTCGCTTCCGCAGCATCCAA GTGGAGGACGGGTCCAAGGACGGCAACCCGCGGTGGGTGTGGACGCAGGTGAACCTGGACGACCACATCATCTACCCGAAGCtggacgccgccgccgtggcggcCGACCCGGACAAGGCCGTGGAGGACTACGTGGCGTCGCTGTCCACGCTGCCGATGGACAAGTCCCGGCCGCTGTGGGAGTTCCACGTCCTCGACTTCCCGACCTCCGAGGCCACGGCCACCACGGCGATCCGCGTGCACCACTCGTTTGGGGACGGCATGTCGCTGCTCACGCTCCTCATGGCATGCACGCGGAGCGCCGCCGACCCGACGAGGCTGCCGGCCATGCCGCCACTGCCCACGCGCACGGGCCCTCTCTGGGCGCGGCCGCGGCCCCCGGCTTCCGCGGGCGCCCTGGCGTTCGCCGCGTGGGTGTGGTCGCTCGTCGTGCTGGCCTGGCACACCGTGGTGGACGTCGCGAGCTTCTTCGCGACGATACTATTCTTGAGAGACCCGCACACGCTGTTCAAGCGGGTGGAGCACGGCGAGCACCAGCGCAAGCGCATCGTGCACCGGAGCCTTAGCCTCGATGACGTCAAGCTCGTCAGGAACGCCTTGAACTGC ACAGTGAACGATGTGTTGGTTGGAGTCACCTACGCTGCTCTATCGCGATACTACTTCCGGAAGACAG GCGATGCTGACACTGGCAAGGAGATTCGTGTGCGATCAATACTACTTGTCAATTTGAGGCCAACCACAAGCCTGCAT GCATGTGTTGAGATGATAGAGTCCGGCAAGGAAAATGATGTGAAATGGGGGAACAAACTAGGATTCATCATCCTTCCGTTTCACATAGGCTTGCACGACGATCCATTGCAATATGTTCGCAAGGCGAAGAAGATTGTGGATAGGAAAAAGAGCTCACTGGAAGTGATATTCACACATTTAGCTGCAGAAATTATCCTCAAAATCTTTGGGCTGAAG GCTCCCATAGTTACATATGGCTACGTTCCACTCACTTGTTACCCAAAGAGACTGAGCACGTACGGTCCAGATTGGTGGCAGTGGTCATCTTCCTTGTTTCCATAA
- the LOC133921668 gene encoding wax ester synthase/diacylglycerol acyltransferase 11-like isoform X1, which yields MDAAGTLRKRPLSVRTESNGAAAVAEAGPGAGRGRAGHAEAPGEPVSPSARLVGDFYIVVVIGLATPVNLPVARAGIEAQLARYPRFRSIQVEDGSKDGNPRWVWTQVNLDDHIIYPKLDAAAVAADPDKAVEDYVASLSTLPMDKSRPLWEFHVLDFPTSEATATTAIRVHHSFGDGMSLLTLLMACTRSAADPTRLPAMPPLPTRTGPLWARPRPPASAGALAFAAWVWSLVVLAWHTVVDVASFFATILFLRDPHTLFKRVEHGEHQRKRIVHRSLSLDDVKLVRNALNCTVNDVLVGVTYAALSRYYFRKTGDADTGKEIRVRSILLVNLRPTTSLHACVEMIESGKENDVKWGNKLGFIILPFHIGLHDDPLQYVRKAKKIVDRKKSSLEVIFTHLAAEIILKIFGLKAAEAIFHRMISHTTISFSNMIGPVEQVEFCGHPVVFIAPSGYGPPEALTVNFQSYVNTIKVNLAVDEAQFPDSHQLLDDFTESLSLIRDAASRVGKNHRND from the exons ATGGACGCGGCAGGCACCCTGAGAAAGCGGCCGCTCTCGGTGCGCACAGAGAGCAATGGCGCCGCGGCCGTCGCCGAGGCCGGGCCCGGGGCAGGACGTGGGCGGGCGGGCCATGCCGAGGCGCCGGGTGAGCCCGTGAGCCCCTCCGCGAGGCTCGTGGGAGACTTCTACATTGTCGTCGTGATCGGGCTCGCGACGCCCGTGAACCTCCCCGTCGCCCGCGCCGGCATCGAGGCCCAGCTCGCGCGCTACCCTCGCTTCCGCAGCATCCAA GTGGAGGACGGGTCCAAGGACGGCAACCCGCGGTGGGTGTGGACGCAGGTGAACCTGGACGACCACATCATCTACCCGAAGCtggacgccgccgccgtggcggcCGACCCGGACAAGGCCGTGGAGGACTACGTGGCGTCGCTGTCCACGCTGCCGATGGACAAGTCCCGGCCGCTGTGGGAGTTCCACGTCCTCGACTTCCCGACCTCCGAGGCCACGGCCACCACGGCGATCCGCGTGCACCACTCGTTTGGGGACGGCATGTCGCTGCTCACGCTCCTCATGGCATGCACGCGGAGCGCCGCCGACCCGACGAGGCTGCCGGCCATGCCGCCACTGCCCACGCGCACGGGCCCTCTCTGGGCGCGGCCGCGGCCCCCGGCTTCCGCGGGCGCCCTGGCGTTCGCCGCGTGGGTGTGGTCGCTCGTCGTGCTGGCCTGGCACACCGTGGTGGACGTCGCGAGCTTCTTCGCGACGATACTATTCTTGAGAGACCCGCACACGCTGTTCAAGCGGGTGGAGCACGGCGAGCACCAGCGCAAGCGCATCGTGCACCGGAGCCTTAGCCTCGATGACGTCAAGCTCGTCAGGAACGCCTTGAACTGC ACAGTGAACGATGTGTTGGTTGGAGTCACCTACGCTGCTCTATCGCGATACTACTTCCGGAAGACAG GCGATGCTGACACTGGCAAGGAGATTCGTGTGCGATCAATACTACTTGTCAATTTGAGGCCAACCACAAGCCTGCAT GCATGTGTTGAGATGATAGAGTCCGGCAAGGAAAATGATGTGAAATGGGGGAACAAACTAGGATTCATCATCCTTCCGTTTCACATAGGCTTGCACGACGATCCATTGCAATATGTTCGCAAGGCGAAGAAGATTGTGGATAGGAAAAAGAGCTCACTGGAAGTGATATTCACACATTTAGCTGCAGAAATTATCCTCAAAATCTTTGGGCTGAAG GCAGCTGAAGCCATCTTCCATCGTATGATCTCTCATACGACCATATCGTTCTCGAACATGATTGGTCCAGTCGAACAGGTGGAGTTTTGTGGACATCCGGTTGTCTTCATTGCTCCTAGCGGTTATGGGCCTCCAGAA gcCCTAACCGTGAATTTTCAAAGTTATGTTAACACTATCAAGGTAAATCTAGCAGTGGATGAGGCACAATTTCCAGATTCTCATCAGCTTTTGGATGACTTTACCGAATCCCTCAGTCTAATTAGAGATGCAGCTTCAAGAGTTGGGAAGAATCATAggaatgattaa